One region of Bacillus zhangzhouensis genomic DNA includes:
- the flgL gene encoding flagellar hook-associated protein FlgL has protein sequence MRVTQGMISQNSLRNISKSYEKLSKINEQAQTGKRFTKTSDDPVAAVKSLQYSTALFRNEQYQNNLNEARNWIDTSETSVTEIIDIMSNIRDKVLDAANGTKQPEDLAAIGVEIGQMKKQIIDAMNTQMLGKFVFNGTNTNVKPVVENADGTYTFNFENYTDTNAVQVNISDGITLNVNSNPISAFGGQASGQNVIEMLTDLENSLKNGTFANSDDALGSIDQFKEVMSAERSDLGARSNRVDLVGSRLTSQYEILKNAKSDNEDVESEKAILDLLQQETVNRAALATTAKVIQPSLVDFLR, from the coding sequence ATGCGAGTCACACAAGGAATGATTTCACAAAACTCACTGCGTAATATTAGCAAAAGTTATGAAAAACTATCTAAAATTAATGAACAGGCACAAACAGGCAAACGTTTTACAAAAACGTCTGATGATCCTGTTGCGGCAGTAAAAAGCCTTCAATATAGTACAGCTCTGTTTCGAAATGAACAATATCAGAACAACTTAAATGAAGCACGAAACTGGATTGATACATCGGAAACAAGTGTCACAGAAATCATTGATATTATGTCTAATATACGAGATAAAGTGCTTGATGCGGCTAACGGAACAAAGCAGCCCGAAGATTTAGCAGCTATCGGAGTGGAAATTGGACAGATGAAGAAACAAATCATTGACGCGATGAACACTCAGATGTTAGGTAAGTTCGTATTTAATGGAACAAATACAAATGTTAAACCAGTTGTTGAGAATGCAGACGGAACGTATACATTTAACTTCGAAAATTATACAGATACGAATGCTGTTCAAGTGAATATTTCTGATGGTATCACTTTAAATGTAAACTCAAATCCAATCTCAGCGTTTGGTGGACAGGCCAGCGGTCAAAATGTCATTGAAATGCTGACGGATTTAGAAAACTCATTGAAAAATGGAACGTTCGCGAATTCTGATGATGCATTAGGAAGTATCGATCAGTTTAAAGAAGTGATGAGTGCTGAGCGATCTGACCTAGGAGCGCGTTCGAATCGTGTTGACTTAGTAGGAAGCCGTTTGACTTCACAATACGAAATACTGAAAAATGCTAAATCAGATAATGAAGATGTTGAAAGTGAAAAGGCAATTCTTGATCTTCTTCAACAAGAGACGGTGAATAGAGCTGCTTTAGCGACAACAGCTAAAGTCATTCAGCCATCCCTTGTTGATTTCTTAAGATAA
- a CDS encoding DUF6470 family protein, giving the protein MQIPRLLMQQTYAKLQMSTTPSRQEVEQPRADLEIQQPRAVMNIKRTPSKLTIDQTEAFADMDIKSIFRRSEEWAAEGKRAVGEGMGRRAEEGSELIKIENGGNAIAELAKINGSPPAKQFTIGVIPSFFSVKIHYQPSELQIDVEPKKAVIEATPHKPIVHYQPGKVNIDMLQYPELKIEVDETGQNGDKV; this is encoded by the coding sequence ATGCAAATCCCTAGATTGTTAATGCAGCAAACCTATGCAAAGCTTCAAATGTCGACAACTCCTTCCCGGCAAGAAGTAGAGCAGCCACGAGCGGACCTTGAGATTCAGCAACCACGAGCTGTCATGAATATCAAAAGGACACCGTCGAAATTAACCATTGATCAAACCGAGGCATTTGCCGATATGGACATCAAGTCGATTTTTAGACGTTCTGAGGAATGGGCAGCTGAGGGGAAGCGTGCTGTTGGAGAAGGAATGGGTCGAAGAGCGGAAGAAGGAAGTGAACTCATCAAGATTGAGAATGGCGGGAATGCGATTGCTGAGTTAGCCAAAATCAATGGCAGTCCTCCAGCAAAACAATTCACCATTGGTGTGATACCTTCATTCTTTAGTGTGAAAATCCACTATCAGCCTTCCGAGCTTCAAATTGATGTGGAGCCGAAAAAAGCTGTCATAGAGGCAACACCTCATAAACCAATCGTTCACTATCAGCCAGGTAAGGTCAATATTGATATGTTACAATATCCAGAATTAAAAATAGAAGTTGACGAAACGGGCCAAAATGGTGATAAGGTATAG
- the fliS gene encoding flagellar export chaperone FliS — translation MAIQNPYAAYQKNSIETATPAELTLMLYEGCLKFIRLAKHAIQQEDAETRNLNLKKAQNIIQELNVTLNRSYDVSKSMASMYEYIYRRLIEANLQNDEEILNEVEEYVTDFRDAWKEVIQTDRKGRHRSIGGSL, via the coding sequence ATGGCAATTCAGAACCCTTATGCCGCCTATCAGAAAAATTCTATTGAGACCGCAACACCTGCCGAGTTAACGCTTATGCTTTATGAAGGCTGTTTAAAGTTCATTAGACTAGCGAAGCATGCCATTCAACAAGAGGATGCAGAAACGAGAAACTTGAACCTAAAAAAGGCTCAAAACATCATTCAAGAATTGAATGTCACTTTAAATCGTTCCTATGACGTATCTAAGAGTATGGCAAGTATGTATGAATACATTTATCGCAGACTGATAGAAGCCAATCTTCAAAATGACGAAGAGATATTGAATGAAGTAGAAGAGTACGTAACTGATTTCCGTGATGCGTGGAAGGAAGTCATTCAAACTGATCGGAAAGGCCGTCACCGCTCTATCGGAGGCTCTCTATGA
- a CDS encoding flagellar hook-associated protein 2, producing MVNRITGFSNVFDIDEIVSKLMKTEQAPLDKMTRQKQTLEWQRDSYREVNSKVKELDDLINSLNLTRPSTYGAKKVTSSNESAVTATGSTNATSGTIHVTQLATASVYKSSGTSGFTPANGTFTFEVTTPDSTKPKTVTINTSDTDTIDDIVTKLNNSQLGVTAYKGQIFDGTNYVDTIALTSRTTGEGVSIKAADGHSASFLTQLGFQVDGDNKLVATTKGKKAQYEINGLKMENNNNTFTQAGITYELKGTTDKPVSLNVSTDVDAIFDKIKQFVDKYNELVEQINGKVNEKRNRDYHPLTAEEKKAMTDKEVELWETTAKSGLLRSDAILRSGASKMRSDFYAEITTSDANKIHITQIGITTSDKYKDGGKLVINEKKLKEAIEADPQKISQMFISGSLNVDSKDKEKAQQQYQEQGIIYRVKNSLTAFTKSIQTKAGSTTMELKEYGLGKDLDSLTKRMSTFQERLKMVEARYYTKFNAMDSAIQKLNNQSGYLSQLLGQ from the coding sequence ATGGTCAATCGCATTACTGGATTTTCAAATGTGTTCGATATTGATGAAATCGTATCAAAGCTGATGAAAACGGAGCAGGCGCCTCTTGATAAAATGACACGTCAGAAACAAACGCTGGAATGGCAAAGAGACAGCTATCGCGAGGTTAACTCGAAAGTCAAAGAATTAGACGATTTAATCAACAGTTTAAACTTAACGCGTCCAAGTACATATGGCGCAAAAAAGGTAACAAGCTCTAATGAATCTGCTGTCACAGCAACTGGATCAACAAATGCGACCTCTGGAACTATTCATGTCACTCAACTAGCGACAGCTTCTGTCTACAAATCCTCTGGTACATCTGGATTTACACCTGCAAATGGTACGTTTACTTTTGAAGTGACGACGCCAGATTCAACAAAACCAAAAACGGTAACAATCAATACTTCTGATACCGATACAATTGATGACATCGTGACAAAGTTGAACAATTCGCAATTAGGTGTGACGGCTTACAAAGGCCAAATCTTTGATGGAACTAACTATGTGGATACAATCGCTCTTACTTCTCGGACGACGGGTGAAGGTGTCAGTATTAAAGCAGCTGATGGTCATTCTGCTTCATTTTTAACGCAATTAGGATTCCAAGTAGATGGAGATAACAAATTAGTTGCGACCACTAAAGGAAAGAAGGCGCAATACGAGATTAACGGCCTGAAAATGGAGAATAACAACAATACTTTTACACAGGCTGGTATTACGTACGAGCTTAAAGGAACCACGGATAAGCCCGTCAGCTTAAACGTTTCAACAGATGTGGATGCAATCTTTGATAAAATTAAACAATTTGTTGATAAATACAATGAGCTCGTTGAGCAGATCAATGGTAAAGTCAATGAAAAAAGAAATAGAGACTATCATCCTTTAACAGCAGAAGAGAAAAAAGCAATGACTGACAAAGAAGTGGAGCTATGGGAAACGACGGCGAAGTCTGGCTTGCTGAGAAGTGATGCTATTTTACGATCGGGCGCTTCTAAAATGAGGAGTGACTTTTATGCTGAAATTACGACAAGTGATGCGAATAAAATTCATATTACACAAATCGGAATTACCACTTCAGATAAATATAAAGATGGCGGAAAGCTGGTAATTAATGAAAAGAAACTAAAAGAAGCCATTGAAGCAGATCCACAGAAGATCAGTCAAATGTTCATTTCGGGTAGTTTAAATGTGGATTCAAAGGATAAAGAAAAAGCGCAGCAGCAATATCAAGAACAAGGAATCATTTATCGTGTCAAAAATTCCTTAACTGCCTTCACGAAGAGCATTCAAACAAAGGCAGGAAGCACAACGATGGAATTAAAGGAATACGGACTTGGTAAGGATCTTGACTCTTTGACCAAACGAATGAGTACGTTCCAAGAGCGTTTAAAGATGGTTGAAGCCCGTTACTATACAAAGTTTAATGCCATGGATAGTGCGATTCAAAAGTTAAACAACCAATCTGGCTACCTTTCTCAACTGCTTGGACAATAA
- a CDS encoding flagellar protein FliT has product MSIVDQLYDQTLKMAAEIAENPQSDTLVEDFDAFLIERDELMRHIQHELTDQEKEKIREIIQTDQQMAKQLTVIQNGIKADIQAIQRKKTKQLNYQNLYQPITSDGVYYDKRK; this is encoded by the coding sequence ATGAGTATTGTGGACCAGCTGTATGATCAAACATTAAAAATGGCAGCCGAAATAGCGGAAAATCCGCAAAGTGACACACTCGTTGAAGACTTTGATGCCTTTTTAATTGAGAGAGATGAATTAATGAGACATATACAACATGAATTGACGGATCAAGAAAAAGAGAAAATTCGAGAAATCATACAAACAGATCAACAGATGGCAAAACAATTAACAGTTATCCAAAATGGCATCAAAGCGGATATTCAAGCCATTCAAAGAAAGAAAACAAAACAGCTGAATTATCAAAATCTATACCAGCCCATAACGAGTGACGGTGTATACTACGATAAACGGAAATAA
- the fliW gene encoding flagellar assembly protein FliW, which produces MIIQTKYHGEVTIQEEQIINFSNGIPGFLDQKQFVILPLSEESPFLVLQSLKNAALGFIVSSPFLFFNQYEFDLDETVVDILEVEDANDVEVMVILTMESSIEKTTANLRAPIIVNRKNMKAKQVILHDSSYHTKHLLEVASSC; this is translated from the coding sequence ATGATCATTCAAACAAAATACCATGGTGAAGTGACAATCCAAGAGGAGCAAATCATCAACTTCTCTAACGGGATACCAGGATTTCTAGATCAAAAACAGTTTGTCATTTTGCCTTTATCAGAAGAGTCTCCATTTTTAGTTCTTCAATCATTGAAAAACGCAGCATTAGGCTTTATCGTCAGCAGCCCATTTTTATTCTTCAATCAATACGAATTTGATTTAGACGAAACGGTTGTAGACATTCTGGAAGTAGAAGATGCCAATGATGTGGAAGTAATGGTTATTTTAACAATGGAATCATCTATTGAAAAAACAACAGCCAATTTAAGAGCGCCTATTATTGTGAACCGAAAAAACATGAAAGCCAAACAGGTGATTTTGCATGATTCATCCTATCATACAAAACATTTGTTAGAGGTGGCTTCCTCATGTTAG
- the secA gene encoding preprotein translocase subunit SecA has product MLGILNKVFDPTKRTISRYEKKANEIEALAQDFEKLSDEALRNKTIEFKEKLEKGQSVDDLLVEAFATVREASRRVTGMFPFKVQLMGGIALHEGNIAEMKTGEGKTLTSTMPVYLNALTGKGVHIVTVNEYLASRDAQEMGKIFEFLGLTVGLNLNSLDKDEKREAYAADITYSTNNELGFDYLRDNMVLYKEQMVQRPLHYAVIDEVDSILIDEARTPLIISGQAAKSTKLYVQANAFVRTLKIEDDFTYDIKTKSVQLTESGMTKAEKAFGIENLFDVKHVALNHHIAQALKAHVAMQKDVDYVVEEGQVVIVDSFTGRLMKGRRYSEGLHQAIEAKEGLEVQNESMTLATITFQNYFRMYEKLSGMTGTAKTEEEEFRNIYNMQVVTIPTNQPVIRDDRPDLIYRTMEGKFKAVAEDVAQRYMTGQPVLVGTVAVETSELISKLLKNKGIPHQVLNAKNHEREAQIIEEAGQKGAVTIATNMAGRGTDIKLGEGVKELGGLAVIGTERHESRRIDNQLRGRSGRQGDPGVTQFYLSMEDELMRRFGAERTMAMLDRFGMDDSTPIQSKMVSKAVESSQKRVEGNNFDSRKQLLQYDDVLRQQREVIYKQRFEVIDSDNLKSIVINMIHSSIERAVGSYTPKEELPEEWKLDGLVELINKNYLDEGAITVKDIFGKEADEITTFIMDRIKEKYDAKEETFGEEQMREFEKVIVLRAVDSKWMDHIDAMDQLRQGIHLRAYAQTNPLREYQMEGFAMFEHMVASIEDDVAKYVLKSEIQNNLEREEVVQGQTTAHQPQEGDEEKTVKKKPVRKVVDIGRNSPCHCGSGKKYKNCHGKTE; this is encoded by the coding sequence ATGCTTGGAATCTTAAACAAAGTGTTTGATCCTACGAAACGTACGATCAGCCGATATGAAAAAAAGGCAAATGAAATCGAAGCTCTCGCTCAAGATTTTGAAAAATTATCTGACGAGGCTTTACGAAATAAAACGATTGAATTTAAAGAAAAACTTGAAAAAGGACAATCCGTGGATGACCTGCTGGTTGAAGCATTTGCTACGGTTCGCGAAGCATCCCGCCGCGTAACTGGAATGTTCCCATTTAAGGTGCAGCTCATGGGGGGGATCGCGCTTCACGAAGGCAACATCGCTGAAATGAAAACAGGTGAAGGGAAAACGTTGACATCAACAATGCCTGTTTATTTAAATGCTCTTACTGGAAAAGGTGTCCACATCGTGACAGTCAACGAATATTTGGCAAGCCGTGATGCACAGGAAATGGGCAAAATTTTTGAATTTCTTGGTTTAACGGTCGGCTTAAACTTAAACAGCTTAGACAAAGATGAAAAAAGAGAAGCGTATGCCGCTGATATCACGTATTCAACAAACAATGAACTCGGCTTTGACTATTTACGAGATAACATGGTGCTTTATAAAGAGCAGATGGTCCAAAGACCCCTTCATTATGCCGTGATTGATGAGGTTGACTCCATCTTAATTGATGAAGCGAGAACACCACTTATTATTTCTGGACAAGCTGCGAAATCAACAAAGCTTTATGTACAAGCGAATGCATTTGTCCGCACATTAAAAATCGAAGATGATTTCACGTATGATATTAAAACAAAAAGTGTGCAGCTGACTGAAAGCGGAATGACGAAGGCGGAAAAAGCATTCGGCATTGAGAACCTGTTTGATGTCAAACATGTCGCGCTGAACCATCACATCGCTCAGGCGCTGAAGGCACATGTTGCGATGCAAAAAGACGTAGATTATGTGGTAGAAGAAGGTCAAGTAGTCATTGTAGACTCCTTCACAGGACGTTTAATGAAAGGACGCCGTTATAGTGAAGGTCTGCATCAAGCCATCGAAGCAAAAGAAGGTCTTGAAGTGCAGAACGAAAGCATGACACTAGCTACAATTACGTTCCAGAACTACTTCCGTATGTATGAAAAGTTATCTGGTATGACGGGTACAGCAAAAACGGAAGAAGAAGAATTTCGTAACATTTATAACATGCAGGTTGTGACAATCCCGACCAATCAACCAGTGATTCGTGATGACAGACCTGATTTAATTTACCGCACAATGGAGGGTAAATTTAAAGCAGTGGCTGAAGATGTTGCGCAGCGCTATATGACAGGACAGCCAGTTCTTGTCGGAACAGTAGCAGTTGAGACATCTGAGCTTATTTCTAAGCTGCTTAAAAATAAAGGCATTCCTCATCAAGTGTTAAACGCGAAAAATCATGAGCGTGAAGCACAAATTATTGAAGAGGCTGGTCAAAAAGGTGCTGTTACCATTGCGACAAACATGGCAGGACGTGGTACAGACATCAAGCTTGGCGAAGGTGTAAAAGAACTTGGAGGTCTGGCTGTTATCGGGACAGAGCGTCATGAATCCCGTCGTATTGATAACCAGCTTCGCGGACGTTCTGGCCGTCAAGGAGACCCAGGGGTTACCCAATTCTATCTATCCATGGAAGATGAATTGATGCGCCGATTTGGTGCAGAGCGGACAATGGCGATGCTTGACCGTTTTGGCATGGATGACTCTACACCAATCCAAAGTAAAATGGTGTCTAAAGCCGTTGAATCATCTCAAAAACGTGTGGAGGGGAACAACTTTGATTCCCGTAAGCAGCTTCTGCAATATGACGATGTGCTTCGTCAACAGCGTGAAGTGATCTACAAACAGCGTTTTGAAGTCATCGATTCTGACAACTTAAAATCAATTGTCATCAATATGATCCATTCTTCAATTGAGCGTGCTGTGGGATCTTATACGCCAAAAGAAGAGCTACCTGAAGAATGGAAACTAGATGGTCTTGTTGAATTAATCAACAAGAACTATTTAGACGAAGGCGCCATTACGGTCAAAGATATTTTCGGTAAAGAAGCAGATGAAATCACAACCTTCATCATGGATCGTATTAAAGAAAAATACGATGCAAAAGAAGAAACATTTGGCGAAGAACAAATGCGTGAATTTGAAAAAGTCATCGTTCTTCGTGCGGTGGATTCAAAGTGGATGGACCATATCGATGCAATGGATCAGCTGCGTCAAGGTATTCACTTACGTGCATATGCACAAACGAATCCGCTTCGTGAGTACCAAATGGAAGGATTTGCGATGTTTGAGCATATGGTTGCTTCAATTGAAGATGATGTGGCCAAGTATGTCTTGAAATCAGAAATCCAAAACAATCTAGAACGTGAAGAAGTGGTTCAAGGTCAAACAACCGCTCATCAGCCACAAGAGGGCGATGAGGAGAAGACAGTGAAGAAGAAGCCGGTACGTAAAGTCGTCGACATTGGACGAAACTCTCCATGTCACTGCGGAAGCGGCAAGAAATATAAAAATTGTCATGGGAAGACAGAATAA
- the csrA gene encoding carbon storage regulator CsrA, translating into MLVLSRKLNQSIQIGDDIEVKIISIEGDQVKVGIEAPKHIDIHRKEVYLSIQEENNRAASLSLDILSQLSSQKK; encoded by the coding sequence ATGTTAGTGCTGTCTAGAAAGTTAAACCAGTCAATCCAAATAGGCGATGATATTGAAGTCAAGATTATTTCAATCGAAGGCGATCAAGTGAAAGTCGGGATAGAGGCTCCTAAGCACATTGATATTCACAGGAAAGAAGTGTACCTGTCTATTCAAGAAGAGAACAATCGTGCTGCGAGTTTATCCTTAGATATCCTCTCTCAGTTATCCTCACAAAAAAAGTGA
- the raiA gene encoding ribosome-associated translation inhibitor RaiA produces MNYNVRGENIEVTPALRDHVEKKIGKLERYFETDVDASVNVNLKFYNDQESKVEVTIPMTDLALRAEVHNEDMYNAVDLAASKLERQIRKHKTKVNRKFREQGAKKHLFAGGNGTAEVAVQDDEEIDEIEIVRQKRFNLKPMDSEEAILQMNMLGHSFFVFTNAETNLTNVVYRRNDGKYGLIEPNA; encoded by the coding sequence ATGAATTACAATGTCAGAGGAGAAAACATCGAAGTAACACCTGCACTAAGAGATCATGTCGAGAAAAAAATTGGAAAGCTGGAGCGTTATTTTGAGACAGATGTAGATGCTTCGGTCAACGTGAACTTGAAGTTTTACAACGATCAAGAATCTAAAGTTGAGGTTACCATTCCAATGACTGATCTGGCACTTCGAGCTGAGGTGCATAATGAGGATATGTATAATGCAGTAGACCTAGCAGCCAGTAAATTAGAACGTCAAATTAGAAAGCACAAAACAAAAGTAAACCGTAAATTCCGCGAGCAAGGTGCAAAAAAGCACTTATTTGCTGGAGGAAATGGTACGGCTGAAGTAGCAGTTCAAGATGACGAAGAGATTGATGAAATAGAAATCGTCAGACAAAAACGTTTCAACTTAAAGCCGATGGATAGCGAAGAGGCCATTCTCCAAATGAACATGTTAGGTCATAGTTTCTTCGTTTTCACAAATGCTGAGACAAATTTGACCAATGTGGTTTATCGCCGAAATGATGGTAAATATGGACTTATTGAGCCAAACGCTTAA
- the flaG gene encoding flagellar protein FlaG: protein MSVGKLTPLQPIIDAFQTRVSNNQKDNVNSDSQTNGKVVSKEEIEKTLQGANKLIEPTQFHLQFELHEKLNEYYVKVVDNQTEEVIREIPSKEWLDFYAAMTEIVGLFVDKRM, encoded by the coding sequence ATGTCTGTTGGTAAATTAACACCGCTACAGCCAATTATCGATGCATTTCAAACCCGTGTTTCTAATAACCAGAAAGACAATGTAAACTCTGACTCACAAACAAATGGCAAGGTTGTTTCAAAAGAAGAAATTGAAAAAACGCTTCAAGGGGCAAACAAGCTCATTGAGCCTACTCAATTTCATCTTCAATTCGAATTACATGAAAAACTCAATGAATATTATGTCAAAGTCGTAGATAACCAAACAGAAGAAGTTATTAGAGAAATTCCTTCCAAGGAATGGCTTGATTTCTATGCGGCAATGACAGAGATTGTCGGTTTATTTGTAGATAAAAGGATGTAA
- the flgK gene encoding flagellar hook-associated protein FlgK, with translation MGSTFMGLETAKRGITAQRAGLYVTSNNVSNANTDGYSRQRVTFKAENPYPVISVYDGKTYGQMGTGVQVGTVERIRNSFLDLQFRDHNNNLSYYSTKSDALSQMEGVMNDLTDEGLNRAFDNLWKSLQVLSETKNADTASARTVVKTSAQALVDQFRLLNSSLTTIQKNLKTELDSTAKDVNTLLSQIDEVNKQIAAVEPNGYLPNDLYDTRDTLVDQLSSLVDIKVSYNPPGGNALKIAEGTVNIDIIGANGQSAGTILNGVTNEKSELQISYDTTTGLVNSLQFGTTTIAADQLQVNGKVKALVEAYGYMSNGAEKGMYPDMLAELDEVAKVFMDTFNDVHKQGYTLTGASGQDFFDIENNNELNKGLAARIKVSDVILASTDNIAASLNQTQGDGSNATKLANIQNLKLPIGGKTTTIQDYYQNVIAEMGVQGKKNMTLESSSAILVNSANERRMSTSAVSIDEEMTNMIQFQHAYNAAARIMTLQDEVLDKVINGMGVVGR, from the coding sequence ATGGGTTCTACATTCATGGGACTAGAAACGGCAAAAAGAGGAATCACAGCCCAGCGTGCAGGGCTTTATGTCACATCAAACAACGTCTCCAATGCAAATACGGATGGCTACTCAAGGCAAAGAGTGACATTTAAAGCAGAAAATCCTTATCCAGTCATTTCTGTTTATGACGGCAAGACATATGGCCAAATGGGGACAGGTGTGCAAGTTGGAACCGTTGAAAGAATTCGAAACAGCTTTTTAGATCTACAATTCAGAGATCATAATAATAACTTGTCTTACTACTCAACGAAGTCAGATGCCCTTTCACAGATGGAAGGGGTTATGAATGATTTGACGGATGAAGGTTTGAACAGAGCCTTTGATAACCTTTGGAAATCATTACAGGTCTTATCGGAAACAAAAAATGCTGATACAGCTTCTGCACGTACAGTAGTTAAAACAAGTGCACAGGCTTTAGTAGACCAATTCCGTCTGCTCAATTCTTCTTTAACAACGATACAAAAAAATTTGAAAACGGAACTCGATTCAACAGCCAAAGATGTAAACACTCTTTTATCTCAAATAGATGAAGTGAACAAACAGATTGCAGCAGTTGAGCCAAATGGATATCTTCCAAATGATCTTTATGATACACGTGATACTCTGGTAGATCAATTATCCTCACTTGTTGATATTAAGGTCAGCTACAATCCACCTGGCGGTAATGCACTCAAAATTGCTGAAGGAACTGTCAACATCGATATTATCGGTGCAAATGGACAATCTGCTGGAACCATTTTGAATGGTGTTACGAACGAAAAGTCTGAACTGCAAATCTCTTATGATACTACAACGGGTCTTGTTAACTCACTTCAATTCGGAACAACAACTATTGCAGCGGATCAATTACAAGTGAACGGTAAAGTAAAAGCACTTGTTGAGGCTTATGGCTACATGTCAAATGGTGCTGAAAAAGGCATGTATCCAGATATGCTTGCAGAGCTGGATGAAGTAGCAAAAGTATTTATGGATACATTTAACGATGTACATAAGCAGGGGTACACGTTAACTGGTGCAAGTGGACAAGACTTTTTTGATATCGAGAATAACAATGAGTTAAATAAAGGTTTGGCAGCTCGCATTAAAGTGAGCGATGTCATTTTAGCATCAACAGATAATATTGCAGCATCTCTCAATCAAACACAAGGTGACGGTTCGAATGCTACGAAATTAGCTAATATACAAAACCTAAAGTTGCCAATCGGCGGCAAAACAACGACAATTCAGGATTATTACCAAAATGTCATTGCTGAGATGGGGGTACAAGGGAAAAAGAATATGACGCTTGAAAGCAGCTCAGCTATCCTTGTCAATTCAGCCAATGAACGTAGAATGTCGACTAGCGCTGTCTCCATTGATGAAGAAATGACGAATATGATCCAATTTCAGCATGCATATAATGCGGCTGCGAGAATTATGACATTACAAGATGAAGTATTGGATAAGGTAATAAACGGCATGGGTGTCGTAGGAAGGTAG
- the prfB gene encoding peptide chain release factor 2 (programmed frameshift), translated as MELVEIRQELENMASRLADFRGSLDLETKEAKIAELEATMSEADFWNDQQKAQGVINEANALKDSVNSYHELSESHEELQMTHDLLKEDYDVELHAELEKELKNLTKQFNEFELQLLLSEPYDKNNAILELHPGAGGTESQDWGSMLLRMYTRWAERRGFKVETLDYLPGDEAGIKSVTLLIKGHNAYGYLKAEKGVHRLVRISPFDSSGRRHTSFVSCDVMPEFNEEIDIDIRTEDIKVDTYRASGAGGQHVNTTDSAVRITHIPTNVVVTCQTERSQIKNRERAMKMLKSKLYQKRIEEQQAELDEIRGEQKEIGWGSQIRSYVFHPYSLVKDHRTNTEVGNVQAVMDGDLDSFIDAYLRSKLS; from the exons ATGGAATTAGTAGAAATTAGACAAGAACTTGAAAATATGGCTAGCAGGCTAGCTGATTTTAGGGGGTCTCTT GACTTAGAGACAAAAGAAGCCAAAATCGCAGAGCTTGAAGCGACAATGTCAGAGGCTGATTTTTGGAATGATCAGCAAAAGGCTCAAGGCGTTATCAATGAAGCCAATGCACTGAAGGATTCTGTGAATTCCTATCATGAGCTCAGTGAATCGCATGAAGAGCTACAAATGACGCATGATTTATTAAAGGAAGATTACGACGTGGAGCTTCATGCAGAGCTTGAAAAAGAGCTGAAGAACTTAACAAAGCAGTTTAACGAATTTGAGCTGCAGCTTCTCTTAAGCGAACCTTATGATAAAAACAATGCGATTCTAGAGCTTCACCCTGGTGCAGGCGGTACTGAATCACAGGACTGGGGTTCTATGCTGCTGAGAATGTACACTCGCTGGGCAGAGCGCAGAGGCTTTAAGGTCGAAACGCTTGATTACCTTCCAGGTGATGAGGCTGGAATTAAGTCTGTGACTTTGCTCATTAAAGGGCATAACGCGTACGGTTACTTAAAAGCAGAAAAAGGTGTCCATCGTTTGGTCCGTATTTCACCTTTTGATTCATCTGGCCGCAGACATACATCTTTCGTTTCCTGTGATGTCATGCCGGAATTCAATGAAGAAATTGATATTGATATCCGGACAGAGGATATTAAGGTGGATACGTATCGTGCAAGCGGAGCAGGTGGACAGCACGTCAATACGACGGATTCTGCCGTTCGGATCACACACATTCCAACCAATGTCGTGGTGACATGCCAAACAGAAAGATCACAAATCAAAAACAGAGAACGTGCGATGAAAATGCTGAAATCGAAACTTTATCAAAAACGAATCGAAGAACAGCAGGCAGAATTGGATGAAATCAGAGGAGAGCAGAAAGAAATTGGCTGGGGAAGCCAAATCCGCTCTTATGTATTCCACCCTTATTCTCTTGTGAAAGACCATCGAACCAATACGGAGGTGGGAAATGTTCAGGCGGTGATGGATGGAGATTTAGATTCATTTATCGATGCTTACCTACGTTCGAAATTATCATAG